A stretch of the Pleurodeles waltl isolate 20211129_DDA chromosome 2_1, aPleWal1.hap1.20221129, whole genome shotgun sequence genome encodes the following:
- the KBTBD2 gene encoding kelch repeat and BTB domain-containing protein 2 isoform X2: MFMSGLSESKQTHVHLRNVDASSLQIIITYAYTGNLAIKESTVEQLYETACFLQVDDVLHRCREYLIKKINAENCVRLLSFADLFSCEELKQSAKRMVEHKFTAVCRQEAFMQLSSDLLIDLVSSDNLNVEKEETVREAAMSWLEYNTVSRSQYLSTVLSHIRIDALSEVIQREWFQGLPPNDKSVVVQGLYKSMPRFFKPRLGMTKEEMIIFIEAAAENSGGYYSSVCYSPQAEKVYKLCNPPADLHKVGTLVTPDNDIYIAGGQVPLKNAKSNHSKASKLQAAFRTVNCFYWFDAQQNSWIPKTPMKFVRLKPSLVCCEGYIYAIGGDSVGGELNRRTVERYDTEKDEWTMVSPLPCAWQWNAAVVVHDCIYVMAHNLTYCYFPRSSTWVEMATRQTSRCFASAADFGDNIFYVGGLHIGNNSGIRVPTSTVDGSSVTVEVYDVNKNEWRMAANIPAKRYSDPCVRAVVISNSLCVFIRETHMNERAKYAIYQYDLEVDQWFLRQQISERVFWDLGKDFRCTVGKLYPSCLEVSPWKPPTYLFSPDGSDEFELDGEMVTLPPV; encoded by the coding sequence GATGATGTGCTGCATCGCTGTAGAGAATATTTAATCAAGAAAATAAATGCCGAAAACTGTGTGCGATTGTTGAGTTtcgctgacctgttcagctgtgaagAGTTGAAACAGAGTGCAAAAAGGATGGTGGAGCACAAATTTACTGCTGTTTGCCGCCAGGAAGCTTTCATGCAGCTGTCCAGTGATCTACTGATAGACCTTGTAAGTAGTGACAATTTAAATGTGGAGAAAGAAGAGACTGTTCGTGAGGCGGCAATGTCCTGGCTGGAGTACAACACAGTTTCTCGTTCGCAGTATTTGTCCACCGTTCTTAGCCACATCAGGATCGATGCCCTCTCAGAAGTGATTCAGCGTGAGTGGTTCCAGGGCCTGCCACCCAATGATAAATCTGTGGTAGTTCAAGGCTTGTACAAGTCAATGCCCAGGTTCTTCAAGCCAAGACTTGggatgacaaaagaagaaatgATAATATTCATCGAAGCTGCTGCTGAAAACTCTGGTGGTTATTACTCGTCAGTCTGTTACAGCCCCCAAGCGGAAAAAGTTTACAAGCTTTGCAATCCTCCTGCTGATTTGCACAAAGTTGGTACTCTTGTAACTCCTGACAATGACATCTACATAGCAGGTGGCCAAGTCCCTCTAAAAAACGCAAAAAGCAATCACAGCAAAGCAAGCAAACTGCAGGCCGCATTTAGAACGGTGAATTGTTTTTACTGGTTTGATGCACAGCAAAATTCTTGGATTCCAAAGACCCCAATGAAGTTCGTTCGCCTAAAGCCTTCCTTAGTCTGCTGCGAAGGGTATATCTATGCAATTGGAGGAGATAGTGTAGGTGGTGAGCTGAATAGAAGAACTGTTGAAAGGTATGACACAGAGAAGGATGAGTGGACTATGGTAAGCCCATTGCCCTGTGCATGGCAGTGGAATGCTGCAGTAGTTGTACATGACTGTATTTACGTTATGGCTCACAATTTAACATACTGTTATTTTCCGAGGTCAAGTACATGGGTGGAAATGGCCACGCGGCAAACTAGTAGATGCTTTGCATCAGCTGCAGATTTTGGTGATAACATTTTTTACGTTGGAGGTTTGCATATTGGCAACAATTCTGGTATAAGGGTTCCAACCAGCACTGTTGATGGGTCTTCTGTAACTGTGGAAGTGTACGATGTGAATAAGAACGAATGGAGGATGGCTGCCAATATCCCTGCAAAGCGATACTCTGACCCTTGTGTCCGGGCTGTGGTTATCTCCAATTCCTTATGTGTCTTCATCCGAGAAACCCACATGAACGAAAGAGCCAAATACGCCATCTACCAGTATGATTTGGAAGTTGATCAGTGGTTTTTGCGGCAGCAAATATCTGAGCGCGTGTTTTGGGATTTAGGCAAAGACTTTCGCTGCACCGTAGGGAAGCTCTACCCATCTTGCCTTGAAGTTTCTCCATGGAAACCTCCAACGTATCTCTTCTCACCGGATGGGAGCGATGAATTTGAGCTGGACGGAGAGATGGTAACTCTGCCACCTGTATAG